One stretch of Calonectris borealis chromosome 5, bCalBor7.hap1.2, whole genome shotgun sequence DNA includes these proteins:
- the LOC142083210 gene encoding transmembrane protein 151B-like yields the protein MSSEGEAEPAAESGPGSTPAPGAAAAAVREEQRPVKQSLSACMCRESHWKCLLLSILMYGCLGAVAWCQLARVTKLSFDSSFKGKSMIYHDSPCSDGYVYIPLAFLSMLYVVYLVECWHCHVKRELQYKADVDSVYECINRMQQATPCIWWKAISYHFVRRTRQVTRYRNGDAYTTTQVYHERVNTHVAEAEFDYSHCGYKDISKELLGLESYTATKLRFTKCFSFANIESENSYLTQRAHFFTEIEGLDDYMEVREGMQLKNVDFKELMMAYGDPDHLPWYVSHYAFWVAAILMISWPLRVLIEYRTAYVHYHVEKLLGLEYTAPTAAEEPLYRYRMPRDATQDSTELEWHICTNRQLIPSYSEAMLMDLADSLAYNSYAVCQYGETPHGCERCNRASSTSSIFSRHAFHSCSGHSRLSLNTSRFSLCRVHGSHRTGLWRSRSSSIADRGCQDERCCSYSSQLAVNENPPTYHDARFFPVLIVHRPEGHDGHFYVRRSSCLETSL from the coding sequence CAACGCCCCGTGAAGCAGTCCCTGAGCGCCTGCATGTGCCGAGAGTCCCACTGGAaatgcctcctcctctccatcctcaTGTACGGCTGCCTGGGTGCGGTGGCCTGGTGTCAACTGGCCCGGGTCACCAAGCTCAGCTTCGATAGCTCCTTCAAGGGCAAGTCCATGATCTACCATGACAGCCCGTGCTCGGATGGCTACGTCTATATCCCGCTGGCCTTCCTCTCTATGCTGTACGTGGTGTACCTGGTGGAGTGCTGGCACTGCCACGTCAAGAGAGAGCTGCAGTACAAGGCGGACGTGGACAGCGTCTACGAATGCATCAACCGCATGCAGCAAGCCACTCCGTGCATCTGGTGGAAGGCCATCAGCTACCACTTTGTACGGCGAACCCGGCAGGTGACTCGGTACCGCAACGGCGATGCCTACACCACCACGCAAGTCTACCACGAGAGGGTCAACACCCACGTGGCTGAAGCTGAGTTTGACTACTCTCACTGTGGATACAAGGACATCTCCAAGGAGCTCCTGGGCCTGGAGAGCTACACAGCCACCAAGCTGAGGTTCACCAAGTGCTTCAGCTTTGCCAACATTGAGTCTGAGAACTCTTACCTGACTCAGAGGGCTCACTTCTTCACGGAGATCGAGGGGCTGGATGACTATATGGAGGTGAGGGAAGGCATGCAGCTCAAAAACGTGGACTTTAAAGAGCTTATGATGGCCTACGGGGACCCAGATCACCTCCCGTGGTACGTGTCCCACTATGCTTTCTGGGTGGCAGCTATCCTGATGATCTCGTGGCCGCTCAGGGTGCTCATAGAGTATCGGACTGCTTACGTCCACTACCACGTGGAGAAGCTGCTGGGCCTGGAGTACACGGCACCCACGGCGGCAGAGGAGCCTTTGTACCGGTACCGCATGCCCCGAGACGCCACGCAGGACAGCACCGAGCTGGAGTGGCACATCTGCACCAACCGGCAGCTGATCCCCAGCTACTCGGAGGCCATGCTCATGGACCTGGCCGACTCCCTGGCCTACAACAGCTACGCCGTGTGCCAGTACGGCGAAACGCCCCACGGCTGCGAACGCTGCAACCGTGCCTCCAGCACCTCCTCCATCTTCTCGCGCCACGCTTTCCACAGCTGCAGTGGCCACTCCCGCCTCTCCCTCAACACCAGCCGCTTCTCCCTCTGCCGCGTCCATGGCTCCCACAGGACAGGCCTCTGgaggagccgcagcagcagcatcgCGGACCGGGGCTGCCAGGACGAGCGGTGCTGCTCCTACTCCAGCCAGCTGGCTGTCAACGAAAACCCCCCGACCTACCACGACGCCCGCTTCTTCCCCGTCCTGATTGTGCACAGGCCGGAGGGGCACGATGGGCATTTCTACGTCAGGCGCTCCTCCTGTCTAGAAACCTCTCTGTGA